The stretch of DNA ctcatgcTGCATGTCAAGACTGTGTTCAGACATGCGTGTGTGCCTGTAGACTTTGAGGAGGTGGTCGTTAACTGCACTTCTTGTGAAGAGGACATTCACAATGCCATCATGGCAGTCCGTCGAAACCGCGTGGCTTTGAAGGGCAACCTTGAAACCGACCACAACCTGCCACCATCTCACAAATGCCGCAACAACATGTTTCGCACCACCCTAGATCTCTATGCCAATGTCATCCATTTTAAAAGTCTGCCAGGCGTGGAGACCCAGCACAAGGATGTAGACATCTTAGTTGTTCGGGAAAACACAGAGGGTGAATACAGCAACCTGGAGCACGAGAGTGTGACAGGAGTGATTGAGAGCCTAAAGATTATTACCAAGGCCAAGTCTTTCCGCATTGCCCAATATGCCTTCCAGCTGGCCCAGGAGATGGAGCGCAAGAAAGTGACGGTCGTGCACAAGGCTAACATCATGAAACTGGGAGATGGGCTCTTCCTGCAGTGTTGCAGGGAAGTGGCCTCCCACTACCCTCAGCTCACCTTCGAGGGCATGATTGTGGATAACACCACCATGCAGCTAGTATCCCGGCCTCAGCAGTTTGATGTAATGGTGATGCCCAATCTTTATGGCAACATTGTCAACAGTATCTGCACAGGATTGGTTGGGGGAGCAGGCCTTGTGCCTGGTGCGAACTATGGCCATACACACGCAGTGTTTGAAACAGCTTCAAGGCAATCGGCCAGAAATTTAGCCAATAAGAATATAGCCAACCCTACGGCCATGCTGCTAGCAAGCTGTATTATGCTGGACTACCTCCAGCTCCACTCCTATGCCACCTCCATTCGCGCTGCAGTCTTGGCATCTATGGAGAACAAAAATGTCCATACTCCAGACATTGGAGGCCAGAGTACCACATTGGACTTCATTCATAATATAATCGACCACATCAATACTGTCCATTAAATAGGCTGAGCTATCCCCCCAAATCCCTCCCACTCTTTACCTTACCCTTCTCAGAAACTCCAGCCAGCTCGGCTAATGTGGATTCTGGAATAAACTATCTTCTGCTTCAACTCTGAAGAGATGGGAGAagtaaatctgattttttttctattaagttaAAATGTCTATTAAGCTAAAATGCCATAAGCATCACTTGTTTAAATTAGTCAAATCTATTGTATTGTGTGTGTACTGAGGAATTATTCTCTATTGTAATCCACAGCTCACATGTCCCTGTGATATGATACACTGAATAAATCAGAGCTGTTTGTAGAGTCCTGGGGCTTTTCTCAGAACCTGGAACgctgattttctctttatctgggTCATTAAAATTCAGCAAATCAGCCTGCAGAGAAGTCTGGCTTCTCTCTAGAGGTTGTTAATGAGTTAATTAGTGCAATAAAATTTGCCTACAAAATATACATTGTTGCCTTAATAATAAATAAGGTACCATAAAGCTGAGCTAGTACCAAATACTTCTACTCCCTCCTACATATCTCATCGTTTCCCATGCTTGTGTGTATATTCTGAAAGAATTTTCACTGGTGTAATTTTTCACACCAGGACATCCCTGAGCACCGCAGCTCTCCTGGAAAGGGCATTCTGAAATTCTTTCCAGTTGGGAAGGAGTCTAGAGTTCAAATTCCCAGTTAACAGATATAGGGCCCATAGTTCTCCACTCTGCAGAGGTAACCATGGTCTGGAAGCTCCATGTTGACTGCTTCACAGTCCGTAATGGTTTGCTTTCTCTTAATCTCCTTTTTAGGAAAGGGTGTGCATAAGAAAACGAGAAGCACTGAAGTAATTTAAGtgtttactgttattttattacagtatattttatttacagtatttttaagGTCATGGTTGggaaatatacaaacaaaaatgataattttattaggGCTCAGACATTACTCAagtgggaaataaaaagaatgattgtTCAAATGTTCAGTGGTTTTATTTGTAAGAATGGCCTGCAGATAAAAGTGAGATGGAGAAACACTGAATCCTTAAAACTATTTGGGTAAGTTTTATGTCTCAGCTTTAATCTTTGGATGCTGTTGTGATTTGTGAATGACAAGTCAGAGACTGTGGACTTTTAGACTTGAAAAATTCCTCATGGTTTCTAAAGGCTGATGCCTTCTCATGCTACCTTATTGTATTTTGCTCATTATGAATGAAATCAGGGTTAGGATTTGGAAAACCAAAAGCTAGTTTTAGGGGATTTAGTTTGAGGAGGAAGTGACTATATTTACCCATCTAGAAGTATTTCTTTAAGAGCAAGACTAGCAGGcataagttataaaatattatggtATTCTTGTAGTGGACATTAGACATGTCGTTGGCCAGGGCTGCCCGTGGCTTGCATGGGGCCTTGCTCTGGGCAGATCTAGACCTGCACCACACACATGGTTTCACAAGTGGAGCAAGGGATGGATTTTGGTTTGAAGTCCTCCCACTTCCATCACCACACAACCCCATACTACCTTAACACACTGTACCTGTACCTCtgtacctctttctctctgtacctCTTTCTCTCATGACTAGGGGAATTTGTTCATGGCACAACTGAATTCATGCACACTGTAACTCTTGACAATGAGAGTTTATGCCAATAGGAACATTTGAGTTGCAGTTTCCCTCCATGTCAAAGGTGGTCTTCCCATAGTTCTTCATCCAGACTGCTGTGATGGCATGTATTACACTATCCTGGAATATTCCATTTATCAGTGTTAGATTTTTCCTCCTTAGTGATGAGCCTTTCTAGGGCAAATGCCTATAATCTATTTCCCTGTCCTGTGTAGCCTCTAACATAGTGCCTGATACAGACAAAACAATATATAGTTACTGAATCACCCCAAAAATGAATGACCAGCATAGCACTGCCTCATAGTTCTTAAATAGAAAGTGAGATAATCActgtacctacctcatagggtcaTTGGGAAGGCTGAGTGAGAACACACAGAACTGATAGTACTATATCTGTCACATGATAAATGCTTGCTGTGTTTAAAAATTGCTCATTATTATCCGTTATATACCATTCTAAAAGATAATTCTGAAGAGAGCCCAGCAAATTATATTAGTTAATTACTGTCAATAGAACTTACTGGATAAGTTGCTTAATTAACATCATGGGTTTATAACTCACATTCAGCAAGGGGAACAAATCACACCTGCTTATCCAACAAGTCtccttgtttctctccttttttatttcttgaatccAGTTACCTATCTTCTTAGTCTCTGACCGCTCCTTTCTCATTACCCTTTTGCATCATTAGTAATTTACcaatttctgttatttctaaCTTGTGTCCTGCCTATAGTTTAGCTCCCTTAAATCTATTTTCTGAAATGCCCTCAATAAATCTGTCCCGAAGGAAAATAGGATCATGTCATTTCCCTATTTAAAATCTCACATTCAGCAGCTTCCCTTTGGCCTTAAGAGAAGGTCAActgacaggatgcctgggtggctcaacggctGAGTGTCTGTCATCAGCTCTGGgtgtgaccctagggtcctgggactgagtcccatatagggctccttgcatggagcctgcttctcctccctctgcctgtgtctctacctctctctctgggtctctcatgaataaataaacaatatctttaaaaaaaaagaaagaaggtcaACTGAGCATAGCAAGAGAGACCTCCCATATTCTGAGATCTCTATTCTTCTCCAGGTTTATGATTTCCATCCCTCCAAAGAGTGCAGACAATTCATTGGTAAAGAGCCATATGTCCCTTCTAGATCCGGTCTTTGTGTATGGTCTTGGTTAGTCTCCCCTTCAGGAGATGatcttttcatcttaaaatattaaacttaatCATTTCCATGTTTGGGAAGCTTCCTTGGCTAACTCTCTTCCCATTCCCTGTTGAGATTGTGAGGAATAGCTCTCTCAGTTCTCCCAGAGGTCCCTGTATATTCCTACCTAGTGTGCATCTCTCTGGTTATTATCACGTGCTTTCCTTCCCATCAGCCTCACTATACAGTGTGTTCTTTGGCTACAGGAATGATGGAGTTGTTTACCACTATAACCTCAGAACCTGGGTCAGGAAGACTATGCTCATTCTCAATATTAATGGaagaaagataggaagaaaggtaaaaagatgaaaaaacaaaaacaaaatatagaatggCCTAAATTCGCAGGCAGGTGTAGAGAACTGGAAAAACTACTCTATTGCAAAAATATTCCTGTTTGACTGCATTCCATGAACCTTTCTTTACAAGACTGCTCCCTTCAAAAGAACACTAATGCCCTCAAGGCAGTAAAACAGGTGGTTGGCAGGTTGCCTGTTTGCTGAGAAgattttctgtacatttattggataatttttttctcagtctttatcacttttctctgcttcatttaaAGTCCTGATGTCATAAAGAATAGTATAAGttgtctgatttttctttaaattaactcATCCTCATTATGGCTCTATTTTAGTTAATGGCCTTATAGATCGTTCAGGGTGTGTAGCTGACAGTCATTTCCGTTCCTCCACATAGGAACTCTGTGACAGTGGACAAGTGGCTTACTCTCTGTGATCTCCAGTTTGCTTCTCTGCCAAATAAGGGTAGATACTCTCCTTCATAAGCTTGTTATAAAAATTCAGTGAGGTTACTTTGGTTGTCTATAGCTGGGTAAGAAATCActtcaaaacttagtggcttaaaacaagtaattatttttcatgagtCTGTAGAGTGACCAGATGATACTTCTTCTCATCAGTATGCTTGGTTGAGGACTATTTGTTGTCTAATCTCAAATTCTGATATCAATAAAGGTCAATATAAAGTTGGGCAACTACACTGTATCACTCCATAATTAACTGTCCCCACCACCAACTACCTAGACTTGCTTTTATAGACGGATGCTTTAATATTCTTACTTCAGCTTTCCTCAAGGTCTGGTATGCAAAATCTTGTCAGGGGACAGTTCtgaatttgggagaaaataatgaATCTGCTTATAAGGTCAACAGAGAAGACTGATCTCAGAACTAAGGATTAGGAAATCTGAATTTACCATAAATATGTGCCTTTCTACCAGGTAACGTGAGGTATATGATCCAATGAGAGATTCCCTCATTACGTTGGCTGTTAGGAAGCACCAAAATTAAGCCATGAGCATTTTTTTGTCTATGAAAGGTTCTCTTCTTCTACTATTACATtacttggttttaatttttttgctttattaattccattttttttttgtattttgttttaccaTAAGCTGCTCAAactacaaagaaacagaaaaggaaaaactggatTCTTCACCTTTACATTCTTTCCCTTCATTCCTCCATTTCCACATTGACATCagataaatctgtttttttaaagactttatttattcatgagagacacagagagggaagcagagatataggcagagggagaagcagactccatgcagggagccggatgtgggactccatcccagtacccagggtatcatgccctgaaccaaaggcaagatgcccaactgctgagccacccagccatccccagATAAATCTTCGTAATGCAGTGTTTAGATTGCCTCTAGTGTGTTCAAACTCCTTCATGTGTTCCCTCAATTTGGAATGTATTCAAGGTCCTCCGAAATTTTAGCCCATGCTGTCTTTTGATTCCTAGGGGTCTGGATTTTCCTAGTTAGTCCATATGTTCTAGCCAATGTGTATTCTTCACTCACctaaatattcctttttcctcCCACGTGATGCTGTTTCCCTCATCTAAAGACATTTCCAATTTAGTCTCTGTCTATTACAAGTCTACCTATTATTCAAGGCAAAGTTCAATTAGCAACTCTTTTATGGAAACATTTCTCATTACCTCCATCCAACTATACTCCCTTTATTCTTTCTGAACTCACACAAACCTTTTAATGGACTTTTGAActctttcatttcacattttgtCTTGTAttaattgttcatttatttgactcGGGCCTTAATAAATTGTATGCTTCTTGAGGGTAGGGAACATATTTTAGCCAGTGTTCTGGATCTTGAATACTACCTTGCATATAATAGGTACTAATTAAACATATACCAAGTTGGATTGAAGGTAATGATTATAGCTATTACAATTTTTGTAGTAATGCCATACATTATTCTACATGCTTTGTATTGAGTTTAATTTTCATGTCAACCCAGTTAGATGATGATTATTgtaatcctcattttatagatgagaaaattgaggtacAGGGAGGTTAAGAAACTTAAGGTCACAAAACCAACAGAAGGTGAAGCTTCAGTTCCAACCCTAACGGTGTGGATCTAGAAGCCAAGTGTTTAAGTCATCATGAGGATGTGGACAGTGTGAATTTTTCATACTCTTTCTGGAAGTGGATTAGGTTTCAGCAATAGATCAATGTTTTCCTTGTGAAACTAATCCCATAGTTCACAGacttaaagaaatttttagaGAGCTCACTTGTTTTGCATATTTGCCCAGGATAAGAAAGACAGAACATCCAGGTAAATGAAACTATCTGGTGCCTGAAGCAAGTGTCAAATATTGAAGAGAGGTGCTTTTCAAAAATTGATAAATACTCAACTTCTCTGTAGTAATGACAGAGACAAAAACTTAGAAGAGAAATGATGTGCTGTGGAAACAAGAGAATATCTAAAGTAATGATATGAAgtggaaacaaaaagagaatgcTATATTTTGCAAATAGGAGAGTTTCAAAGAAATTTATCCAGTTACGGATCATTACAGAAGTTGGAAAAAATAGTATTACCATAGACTCAGTTGGGAATATGGAAAATTTTTCTGCGGGAAGCTGATTTATAGAGCTAGACATTTTTTGGAGGGAGGCACTTGGTCCTTGGAGTTTCCCTTACAATTTGAACAACATGGGAACTCAAGTGCTAAAGTGttctttgtattaaaattaatttgcaggacacctgggtggctcaggaggttgagcatccacctttggctcagggcatgatcctggggtcccaggatcgagtcccgcattgggctccctgagaggagcctgcttctgttgcctgtctctgcctctctgtctctaatgaatacgtaaataagatcttaaaaaaaaaaaacaaaaaaaccaaaatgaatttGCTTACATTGATATGGGAAGTTACATATATTGCATTTGTGATAGctccaagaaacaaagaaaaacggaagtagatatatttaaaatggggaaaaatggcTCTTTAcaaaagcaattaataaaattCGAATGTCTTGTTACCAATGTTGCAAATGCTTAAAACCAATGTAACATGAATGTAAAAGCAGTATCTACAGAGGAAGACTCTAGACTGAGCTCTAATCAGCCTACACATCTGGTTTGCTACACTTTGTGCCAAATCTACTTCTTGCAAAATagatgtaaatgaatgaattttgcgACAAAAGAGGATATCCTATAGGTCCATGTACAAGGTATTTTCCCTGTTTTCTATATCTCAGAATAAAGAATTGCCTTAAATTAAGTCCTTATAAATGTTATCATATTACCAGGTACTCTCtcagttcttttgttttgaaCAATAAGCTatttggaggaggaaaaaaaaaacatggcatgAGCTATGCCAGTGgaggatttttataaaatttatctgGAGAATAAAGTTTAAacaggggcaaaaaaaaaaaaaaaaaattccctcaacAAACCAGCCTGTATTCCTGGTAGTGTGTTCTCATAATCGCAAGTATTGAGTGTTATTatatatatgccttttaaaaagcatttaataacaCAGTTCAGTTTTTGATCACCATGTAGAGATCACATTTACCTCTTAGACAAATGGGAAAGCAAGTAGTCCTAACATTATACAATTGGATTCTTGTGACCTCACTCAAAATTTCCACAGAAAGATcaaacatagatttaaaaaagtgCTTTATCTCAAACAACTTAGACAGATGGGATGATGATAGGTTTGGAAACTTTTAGAGAACTTGAAAAATGACTGTATTGGGGAAGACCTTGAAGTCAAGATGCATGGGAAGAGGTTAAATGAAATTACTTTATATCATGGTAGAAGAAAGGGTAATATTTCTGAATTGCTCTATTTAATGTAGCCTATTAAGTAATGTATTTAACACAACTATGCATAATAACTGAATCCATCAATCAAACA from Canis lupus dingo isolate Sandy chromosome 21, ASM325472v2, whole genome shotgun sequence encodes:
- the LOC112667757 gene encoding isocitrate dehydrogenase [NAD] subunit gamma, mitochondrial-like, translated to MIMALKILTAASCCVKSMLRPCNLCRSWEILCGHETSPRSFSFKSSIPPSAKYGGRHTVTMIPGDGIGPELMLHVKTVFRHACVPVDFEEVVVNCTSCEEDIHNAIMAVRRNRVALKGNLETDHNLPPSHKCRNNMFRTTLDLYANVIHFKSLPGVETQHKDVDILVVRENTEGEYSNLEHESVTGVIESLKIITKAKSFRIAQYAFQLAQEMERKKVTVVHKANIMKLGDGLFLQCCREVASHYPQLTFEGMIVDNTTMQLVSRPQQFDVMVMPNLYGNIVNSICTGLVGGAGLVPGANYGHTHAVFETASRQSARNLANKNIANPTAMLLASCIMLDYLQLHSYATSIRAAVLASMENKNVHTPDIGGQSTTLDFIHNIIDHINTVH